The genomic stretch CCCAATATAGCGGCTGCAATCCAGGCAACATTGAAAAACATGGAAGAGGTTGCTGTTTCAGAAACTCTTGGTTCTAATATTTTTACATTGCTGATTACATTAGGAATTTTATCAATCATACAGCCTATTACAATAACAGCAGGATGGCTGCGCTTTGACATTCCTATAATGGTTGCAATGAGCATACTGCTGCTCACCTTTATGGTTTACAAGCAGAGGATTTCAAGGGCAGAAGGATGGATTTTGTTTTTGAGCTACATAGCTGTTTTAATAATGAACATATTTATACATATGTGATGCAAAATGACTGAACTAATAGCTTGCTTGTCGCCGGCAAAAATAACGCAGGATTATCTGGTTAAATTAATCAACAGCCAGCAGTGGGAAAAGGTTTTTCTTGTGGCAGATGATCTCTGCAGAAAGGATTTTCCGAAAATGAAAAATGTTGAATTTATAATTGCAGATCCAAAAGAGCCGCTGCAGAAACTGAGCGAAAACATAAAAAAACAGCTCGAGAAAAAGATAACGGGCATTGAAGTTGCCTTCAACATGATAGCAGGATCAGGAAAAGAGCATATGGCTGTGCTGTCAGCATTGCTGAAGCTTGGAGTGGGGATAAGATTGATTGTTCTTACTGAAAATGGAGCTCTAGAATTGTAATTTATTTCATTATCCTATAAAGCTGATAAAGCAATCTGTCAGTTGACCTAACCAAATCAACATCCTTTCCATTAATCACAACACAATTCCCTTTCAGCTCGACTTCTGCTTTATCGTTTTCTTTCAAATAAATAACCGGCTCATCTGTGTTTGTGCAGTTGATGATCGGCCTTTCAGCGCAGTAGATTGTTTTGTTTTCAGAGCACGCCGCAACTGGCAGCAAGCCCAAACCCTGCACCATGTTTAAGCTCAATTCAGCAGCAGCCAGCGCAATATAGCCTGCCCCGGATTCTGCCGGATCAGATGTCAAATAGATGCTTTTGCTGAAATTAAACCTATCATCAATTTTTCCAACAACTGATATATTCTTTACTTCCCCGGGATTGTAATGCAGCGGAATGTTGAAAATATTGTTTTCATTCTGTATTTGCGTGTACCACATGCCGCCGATTTTCGTGAATTTATACGCGCCGTATTTGTATTCCTGAAGGCTTTCTTCTTTACTGTAAAAATACTTTACGCTGAATATTAATGCAAACACAATAATTAGAGCAATAATTGCTATTAGAAAAACCCTTGTTGTCTTTTTTTCATCAAATTTTTCTGTTTCCTCTTTTTCTTCAGGCTCGTCTTCTAATCCTTTTTCTATTTCAGAAACATCTTTAATTACTTCTTCATCTTTGGATTTAGCTTTATCTTTCATTTAATTATTCCAAATAACCCAAATAACAATCTGTCTTTCAATCTTATCAACTCTGCTTCATTAGTTGAATAAACAAATATGCAGTTTCCTTCCAAACTGGCTCCTGTTTCATTAGAGTAAGAGAGCTCCATAACAGGCACAGATGCTGTTGCATTCCTGCAGCTGACAACAGGAAGATTATAACTGCTTTCATTCATCAGCGAGGCTGCCGCATATATCTTGAAATTCTGCCACAACGCATTTTGAAGGTCATACTGTGTTTTTCCCATTATCTTGCGCGTGTCCTGTGAAATATCATAAGTGATATAAAGCATTTTCGTGTTTGATATTCTGCTTACAATATCGCTGCTTAAATTTATGTCTTCGACATTTTTTGGAAAATTGTCAAAATAAACATTATTTCCGTTTATCTTTGTTGCAAAAAGATTTCCATTTTGTGAGAAACTATGGCCGTTATACTTCAGCTTTACAACATTCGTGTATCTGTCAAAAATAACGGCAAAAGTGCTGAACACCATTATAAATGCTAAAAATAATGTTACAAGGACCTGTTTGTTCATTCTCCGCTTTTTCATAAGCGAATGAAGAAATGGCTTATTTATATGTTTTTCTAAAGCTTCATTGCATTTTTCTCAGGCTATGTCTGCTGGACTCAGGTATGAAACGTATGATTAATACGAAAAGTTTATAAAGTATGAAAAATCATACTCAAAAATGCTTGAGGACAAGTCATTTGAATATTACGGAAGCACGATCATTGGTGAAAGAGGGCAGATGGTGCTGCCGTCAAAGCTTAGGAAAAAATTAGGAATAGGCAAAGGCGAAAAATTTCTGGTTTTAAGCGGTGAAAAAATGGGAGCCCGCGGAATCATTCTGGTCAAAGCTGATGTAATGACTAAATTGCTGTCAAAATTTTTCGGCGGGGATATAAATAAAATGCTGAAGGAAAAATGAGCGCAATAATCGAATTGAGGAATGTCTGGAAAACATACAGGATGGGTGAAGTTGAGGTTAATGCATTGTGCGGCCTCAACCTTAAGATCAAAAAGGGCGAGTTTGTTGCAATACAGGGCCCGAGCGGCAGCGGAAAAAGTACAGCAATGAACATGGTTGGCTGCTTGGATATTCCCACAAAAGGCGACATATTCCTTGAAGGCCAGAATATTGCTAAATTGCATGAATCAGATCTTGCCCAGATAAGAGGCAGAAAAATAGGATTCATATTCCAGCAGTTTAATTTAATACCTACATTAACAGCCCTTGAGAATGTTGCCCTGCCAATGACTTTCCAGGATGTGCCGGCAGATGAGCGCATAAAAACTGCAAAAGAGCTTTTGGCAATAGTGGGCTTAAATGACAGGATGCGCCACAAGCCTTCAGAAATGAGCGGAGGGCAGCAGCAGAGAGTGGCAATTGCCAGATCACTTTCAAATAAGCCAGAGGTGATATTGGCTGATGAGCCGACAGGAAATCTCGACAGCAGAAGCGGCAGGGACATAATACACTTTTTAAAAAAGATGCACGAAAAAGAAGGCAAAACTTTCATTTTGGTCACTCATGATGCAGCTCTTGCAAAAGAGGCAGACAGGATTGAATATCTCAGAGATGGAAAAATTGTAAAAAGCTTGAATGGGGTGGGTTAGATGAATAAGAAAATAGCGTATGCGATTTTGGTTTTTGTTTTGTTGGCAATTTCAATAAACATTGCTTATGCCATAACAACCACTACAACTGTTGCGAATCCTGAAAGCAGGGATATAAAAATAACCCTGATAAGCCAGGAGCCTGACCCTGCAGAGCCTGCGGGATATGTTGACCTGCGCTTTAAAGTTGAAAATTGGGGAACGAGGGCAGCCTCTAATGTAACGCTTGATATTATTCCGCAATATCCATTTTCAATAGGCTCCGGAGACAGCACAGCTAAAAACCTCGGCAGCATATCCGGAATACAGCTTGGCTCAGAAGGAGTTATTGCAAAATTCAGGCTTAAGGTTGATGAGAATGCTGTTGACGGTGAAAATGAAATCAAGGTCCGCTACAAAACAGCATCAGGCTCTGAGTGGGTTACAACAAGAGCATTTAATATAAGCATACAGGCGCATGAAGCAATAATATCAGTTGAATCAGCCAATTCAACACCAAGGATAATTGTGCCCGGGAATGAAGCTTTGCTGAATATTGTAATCAAGAATATTGCAAGCTCTCTCTTAAAAGATATCCGGATAAAGCTTAACTTAAATGATACGCCTTTTGCGCCAATTGATTCTTCAAATGAAAAAACAATAAAAAATCTTGATGCAGGATTAAAGGAAACAATAACATTCAAGGTGATAACAGCGCCTGGAACAAAAGCAGATGTATATAAAATGCCGCTGGAAATAAATTATATAGACCGGCTTGGAAAGAATTACACAAAATCGCATTTAATCGGCTTGGTTGTCGGCTCAGTTCCAGACCTTTACATCAGCATAGACAGCTCAGCAATATACAAGGTCGGAAGCTCAGGCAAGATAATCATTAAATTTGTTAATAAAGGATTGACAGACATAAAATTTGTGAATGCAAAACTGAAAGAAACAAATGATTATGAAATAGTCTCCCCAGATGTTGTGTATGTGGGAAATGTGGATTCAGATGATTACGAAACAGCAGAATTCAGGCTGTTCCTGAAAAATGCAAAAGACAGCAAGGTAATACTTCCTCTTTTAGTTGATTACAAGGATGCAAACAACAAGGATTATTCTGCAAATGTCAGCCTGGAGCTTAAATTAATCAGCCCTGAAAAACTCGGCATAGAGCAAGGCAATGGCTTTTGGGGAATTGTTTTGCTGATCATCATTGCCGTAGCAGCATGGTGGGGCTATGGGAAATGGAAAAAGAGCAGAAGAAAAAAAGCTTAGTTTTATTTTTTCTTTTTGATTGAAAAAAGGAATAAAAATGCTCAAAGACTACATTAAGTTTGCATACAGCAATTTTTTGCATAGAAAGAAAAGAGGGATTCTTACAATTATCGGCATATTAATAGGAATAGCTGCCATTGTTGCGCTTATCTCATTAAGCATGGGCATGAAAGCTGCGCTTAATGAAGAATTTAAAAAAGTAGGGTCGAACAGGGTGATCATTGAAGCCGGCGGCATTGCATTTGGCCCGCCAGGAGCAGGCTCTTCGCTTTCTGCATCCGAATTGACAAAAGATGACCTTGATGTCGTAAGCAAAGTGGCTGGAGTGGATTTTGCAACCGGGATTCTTTCAGAAACAGCAAGAATTGAATTTCATGATGAAATTAAGCATACACTTGTTTTTGGCACTTCAACTGACGCAGAAACAAGAAAAAGATTAGAGGAAATAGGGCTTTTTGAAATAGGTGAAGGCAGGCAGCTGAAGCAGACTGATAAATACAAGGCAGTTCTGGGCTACAAAGTTGTGCATGATCTCTTCGATACAGATATAAAACTGGGAGATAAAATAAAAGTTGAGGACAAGGAATTTGAGGTTGTCGGCATTCAAGAATTGATTGGAACAGGTGTTCACGATCTTCTCGTCAGACTTCCTCTTGATACGGCAAGGGAGATATTCAGCGAGCCTGAAAAAATATCCTCGATAATGGTTACAACATCAATTGGATTTGAGCCGGTCAAAGTTGCTGAGGCAATAAAGAAAGAGCTAAGAAAATTCAGGAATGTTAAAGAAAATGAAGAAGATTTCACAGTGCAGACAGTAGAGCAGAGAGTTGCAACAGTTACAGTTATTCTTGATGTTGTGCAGGCTGTTTTGATTGGCATTGCTGCAATAAGTCTATTAGTTGGCGGAATCGGCATAATGAATACCATGTACACTTCTGTTTTGGAGAGAACAAATGAAATCGGCATAATGAAAGCTATTGGCGCTAAAAATTCAGATATTGCAAAAATATTTTTAATAGAATCAGGGCTGCTAAGTTTGGCTGGCGGCGCTATTGGCATTGTTATCGGCATTTCAATAGCAAAGGCAGTTGAATTTGCTGTGCAGGGCTATGGCATAACATTGTTCAGGGCAGACATAAGCCCTTTACTGATAATCAGCGCTTTGGCATTTTCATTTTTAATAGGATCTGTTTCAGGCTCTTTGCCGGCAAGGCAGGCAGCATTGCTAAGCCCGGTAGATGCATTGAGGAAAAAATGATCAAAGATTATGTAAAATACGCTTTCCTTAATCTAAGGGAAAGAAAGACCAGGACATGGCTCACAATGCTTGGCATTTTCATAGGCATAGCCTTGGTTGTTGCATTGATCAGCCTTGGCCAGGGATTGCAGGAGACAATAAATGAGCAGTTCAAGATGCTTGGCGTGGATAAGATAATCGTAAGCCCTGGCGGAACTTTTTCAGGTGTTGGCGGAAGCTCTGCAGCATCAGAGCTGAAAGAGAAAGATATTGATACAATAAAAAAAGTCAGAGGAGTTGATCTTGCTGCCGGTTTTATATATAAATTGGCAAGAATGAAAAGCGGCAATGAATTCAAATACAGCTGGGCAACTGGAATGCCGACAGATGAATCCAGGAAGATAATCGAAAGCATGCAGTCTTTTAAAATTACGGAAGGAAAGGACTTGAAGAAAGGCGATAGCTATAAGGCATTGGTCGGCATAATGTTCAGCGAAGGCAAAGTGTTCAAAAAAAAGCTTAATGTGGGAGACAAGATAGAAGTTGAAGGAAAAGATTTTGAGATCATCGGAATATTGGGCAGGATAGGCAATCCCCAGGATGATTCGCAGATACTTATTCCATTGGATGTTGCAAGAGCAGTTTTAAATGAGCCTGAAAAATATGATACAATAATAGTGCAGATAAAGGAAGGAGAAGATGCAAATGCAATTGCAGAAAGCATTAAAAAAAGGCTTCGTGACGAAAGGAATGTGAAGGAGGGCGAAGAGGATTTCTCAATACAGACATCAGCCCAGCTATTGGAAACTTTCAAAACAGTGTTTACAATTGTCCAGGCTGTTCTCATTGGAATTGCCGCAATAAGTTTGCTGGTTGGCGGAATAGGGATAATGAATACAATGTACACTTCTGTCTTAGAGAGAACGCAGGAGATTGGCGTTATGAAGGCAATAGGAGCTAAAAACTCTGATATTGCGCAGATCTTCCTGATAGAATCCGGATTATTGGGATTAACT from Candidatus Woesearchaeota archaeon encodes the following:
- a CDS encoding AbrB/MazE/SpoVT family DNA-binding domain-containing protein; the encoded protein is MLEDKSFEYYGSTIIGERGQMVLPSKLRKKLGIGKGEKFLVLSGEKMGARGIILVKADVMTKLLSKFFGGDINKMLKEK
- a CDS encoding ABC transporter ATP-binding protein, with amino-acid sequence MSAIIELRNVWKTYRMGEVEVNALCGLNLKIKKGEFVAIQGPSGSGKSTAMNMVGCLDIPTKGDIFLEGQNIAKLHESDLAQIRGRKIGFIFQQFNLIPTLTALENVALPMTFQDVPADERIKTAKELLAIVGLNDRMRHKPSEMSGGQQQRVAIARSLSNKPEVILADEPTGNLDSRSGRDIIHFLKKMHEKEGKTFILVTHDAALAKEADRIEYLRDGKIVKSLNGVG
- a CDS encoding COG1361 S-layer family protein, which produces MNKKIAYAILVFVLLAISINIAYAITTTTTVANPESRDIKITLISQEPDPAEPAGYVDLRFKVENWGTRAASNVTLDIIPQYPFSIGSGDSTAKNLGSISGIQLGSEGVIAKFRLKVDENAVDGENEIKVRYKTASGSEWVTTRAFNISIQAHEAIISVESANSTPRIIVPGNEALLNIVIKNIASSLLKDIRIKLNLNDTPFAPIDSSNEKTIKNLDAGLKETITFKVITAPGTKADVYKMPLEINYIDRLGKNYTKSHLIGLVVGSVPDLYISIDSSAIYKVGSSGKIIIKFVNKGLTDIKFVNAKLKETNDYEIVSPDVVYVGNVDSDDYETAEFRLFLKNAKDSKVILPLLVDYKDANNKDYSANVSLELKLISPEKLGIEQGNGFWGIVLLIIIAVAAWWGYGKWKKSRRKKA
- a CDS encoding ABC transporter permease → MLKDYIKFAYSNFLHRKKRGILTIIGILIGIAAIVALISLSMGMKAALNEEFKKVGSNRVIIEAGGIAFGPPGAGSSLSASELTKDDLDVVSKVAGVDFATGILSETARIEFHDEIKHTLVFGTSTDAETRKRLEEIGLFEIGEGRQLKQTDKYKAVLGYKVVHDLFDTDIKLGDKIKVEDKEFEVVGIQELIGTGVHDLLVRLPLDTAREIFSEPEKISSIMVTTSIGFEPVKVAEAIKKELRKFRNVKENEEDFTVQTVEQRVATVTVILDVVQAVLIGIAAISLLVGGIGIMNTMYTSVLERTNEIGIMKAIGAKNSDIAKIFLIESGLLSLAGGAIGIVIGISIAKAVEFAVQGYGITLFRADISPLLIISALAFSFLIGSVSGSLPARQAALLSPVDALRKK
- a CDS encoding ABC transporter permease; the encoded protein is MIKDYVKYAFLNLRERKTRTWLTMLGIFIGIALVVALISLGQGLQETINEQFKMLGVDKIIVSPGGTFSGVGGSSAASELKEKDIDTIKKVRGVDLAAGFIYKLARMKSGNEFKYSWATGMPTDESRKIIESMQSFKITEGKDLKKGDSYKALVGIMFSEGKVFKKKLNVGDKIEVEGKDFEIIGILGRIGNPQDDSQILIPLDVARAVLNEPEKYDTIIVQIKEGEDANAIAESIKKRLRDERNVKEGEEDFSIQTSAQLLETFKTVFTIVQAVLIGIAAISLLVGGIGIMNTMYTSVLERTQEIGVMKAIGAKNSDIAQIFLIESGLLGLTGGIIGVLIGVGLSNIVVYITTQMGVSILKAYFPWYLIVGSLLFSVAVGIASGMLPARQAALMRPADSLRYE